The Oleidesulfovibrio alaskensis DSM 16109 genome has a segment encoding these proteins:
- the pspC gene encoding envelope stress response membrane protein PspC, whose product MRRFGPAGCRGGRNHNSCPPPEGRTLYRARDGKIMGVCKGLAEYFEVEPVWIRLFTILGALATGIWPALGIYILAGLLMKPKPVMPVRDIHEGEFYSSYVSSRKAALARLKEQFARLDRRIRRMEDAVTSRDFDWQRRFDDRR is encoded by the coding sequence ATGAGAAGATTTGGTCCTGCAGGCTGCCGCGGCGGCCGCAATCACAATTCCTGTCCGCCGCCGGAAGGCAGAACGCTGTACCGCGCGCGTGACGGAAAGATAATGGGTGTGTGCAAGGGGCTGGCCGAATATTTTGAAGTCGAGCCGGTCTGGATACGCCTGTTTACCATTCTCGGTGCGCTGGCGACAGGTATCTGGCCTGCGCTGGGAATTTATATTCTGGCCGGGCTGCTGATGAAGCCTAAGCCCGTCATGCCGGTGCGCGATATCCACGAGGGAGAATTCTATTCTTCGTATGTATCTTCGCGCAAGGCGGCACTGGCGCGGCTTAAGGAACAGTTTGCACGTCTTGACAGGCGTATCCGCCGTATGGAGGATGCTGTGACCAGCCGCGATTTTGACTGGCAGCGGCGGTTTGACGACAGACGCTGA